In one window of Methanoculleus chikugoensis DNA:
- a CDS encoding 5-formyltetrahydrofolate cyclo-ligase: MSQTKAALRLRAKEARFLLSPSQLAEYSSSITERLLDLLDGFETVMIYAAKAPEVETSDLIAALNRRGVRVVVPIIERETCGLRLSYLPDPGVLVPSTFGVPEPIGRELPARPEDVEVVVLPMLAFDAEGNRLGYGAGYYDRFLCRYPHPKRIGIAFSCQQANCIPADENDVKMDYIVTEKGIIGITGGGL, translated from the coding sequence ATGAGCCAGACAAAGGCAGCCCTCCGCCTGCGGGCAAAAGAGGCCCGTTTCCTCCTCTCGCCCTCACAGCTCGCCGAATACAGCAGCAGCATAACTGAGCGGCTCCTCGATCTCCTCGACGGCTTTGAGACCGTCATGATCTATGCCGCAAAAGCCCCGGAGGTCGAGACCTCCGACCTTATCGCGGCCCTGAACCGCCGGGGCGTGCGGGTCGTCGTTCCCATCATCGAGCGGGAGACCTGCGGCCTTCGCCTCTCCTACCTCCCCGACCCCGGAGTCCTCGTCCCGAGCACGTTTGGCGTTCCTGAGCCGATCGGACGCGAACTTCCGGCCCGGCCGGAGGATGTGGAAGTCGTCGTCCTGCCGATGCTCGCCTTCGACGCCGAAGGGAACCGGCTCGGCTACGGCGCGGGGTACTACGACCGCTTCCTCTGCCGGTATCCCCACCCGAAAAGGATCGGCATCGCGTTCTCCTGTCAGCAGGCAAACTGCATTCCTGCCGATGAAAACGACGTGAAGATGGATTACATCGTTACGGAAAAGGGGATCATCGGCATAACGGGAGGGGGATTGTGA
- a CDS encoding CDC48 family AAA ATPase: MANTESVEVTIKEAAHEDAGRGIARLSIDTMKALGLVSGDVIEVEGRHKAATLIWPGFPQDTGKAILRIDGNTRSNVGAGIDDNVRIRKTEAGYAKKVTIQPTQPIRLVGGEQYLGRILRGRPVTEGQLIRVNILGNPLTFAIARVAPKGIAIVTDSTEIELKETPYEPKEGKREMAGDVHYEDIGGLDRELQLVREMIELPLRHPELFERLGIEPPKGVLLYGPPGTGKTLIAKAVANEVDAHFITLSGPEIMSKYYGESEERLREVFEEAQENAPSIIFIDEIDSIAPKREEVKGEVERRIVAQLLALMDGLKTRGQVVVIAATNLPDMIDPALRRGGRFDREIEIGIPDTKGRQQVFQIHTRGMPLAEDVRLDEYARSTHGFVGADIALLAKEAAMHAIRRIIPQIKIEEEIPAEIIDQLRVTNEDFLEAHKHVEPSAMREVLVEIPDVKWEDVGGLEDVKGELAEAVEWPLKYPEIFASLDTEPPRGILLFGPPGTGKTLLAKAVANESESNFISVKGPELLSKWVGESERGVRQVFRKARQAAPSIIFFDEIDALMPKRGSYIGSSHVTESVVSQILTELDGLEELNNVVVLGATNRPDMLDEALLRPGRFDRIIYVPPPDREGRKKIFEVYLKNRELLANDVDIDEMVDRTEGYVGADIEALVREAKTSAMREFIAAMGGKTEEERRQAIGNVRITKKHFEDALTRVRGTLDIDRLEENERHSWQILYNQEQRSALEDAVSTINRARMRETGKIEQEVNDLTQTLKDAVYRRTKDFGEIKRLTKKLKAKLERPLPQTGVAF; this comes from the coding sequence ATGGCCAATACCGAATCCGTTGAGGTGACCATCAAGGAAGCGGCGCACGAAGACGCCGGCCGGGGAATTGCCAGACTGAGCATCGACACCATGAAGGCGCTTGGCCTCGTCAGCGGCGACGTCATCGAGGTCGAGGGGCGTCATAAGGCGGCGACGCTCATATGGCCGGGCTTCCCCCAGGACACCGGCAAGGCGATCCTGCGCATCGACGGCAACACCCGGAGCAACGTCGGGGCGGGGATCGACGATAACGTCCGGATCAGAAAGACCGAGGCAGGCTACGCGAAGAAGGTGACCATCCAGCCGACACAGCCCATCCGCCTGGTGGGCGGCGAGCAGTACCTGGGGAGGATCCTCCGCGGCAGGCCGGTCACCGAGGGGCAGCTCATTCGAGTCAACATCCTCGGCAACCCGCTTACGTTCGCGATCGCCAGGGTGGCGCCGAAAGGCATCGCCATCGTCACCGACAGCACCGAGATCGAGCTGAAAGAGACTCCTTACGAGCCCAAGGAAGGGAAGCGCGAGATGGCGGGCGACGTCCACTACGAGGACATCGGCGGGCTCGACCGCGAGCTGCAACTCGTCCGGGAGATGATCGAACTCCCGCTCCGGCACCCCGAACTCTTCGAGCGCCTGGGCATCGAGCCCCCGAAGGGCGTCCTGCTCTACGGCCCGCCCGGAACGGGGAAGACGCTGATCGCAAAAGCGGTGGCAAACGAGGTGGACGCCCACTTCATCACGCTCTCGGGTCCCGAGATCATGAGCAAGTACTACGGCGAGTCCGAGGAGCGCCTGCGGGAGGTCTTTGAGGAGGCACAGGAGAACGCGCCCTCGATCATCTTCATCGACGAGATCGACTCGATCGCGCCCAAGCGCGAAGAGGTGAAAGGCGAGGTCGAGCGCCGGATCGTCGCCCAGTTGCTTGCCCTGATGGACGGGTTGAAGACCCGGGGGCAGGTCGTGGTGATCGCCGCGACGAACCTTCCGGACATGATCGACCCCGCCCTCCGGCGCGGCGGCCGGTTCGACCGCGAGATCGAGATCGGCATCCCCGACACCAAGGGAAGACAGCAGGTCTTCCAGATCCACACGCGCGGCATGCCGCTTGCCGAAGACGTGAGACTCGACGAATATGCCCGTTCCACGCACGGCTTCGTCGGCGCCGACATCGCGCTGCTCGCAAAAGAGGCGGCGATGCACGCAATCCGCCGGATCATACCGCAGATCAAGATCGAAGAGGAGATCCCCGCCGAGATCATCGACCAGCTCCGCGTCACGAACGAGGACTTCCTCGAAGCGCACAAGCACGTCGAGCCGAGCGCGATGCGTGAGGTGCTCGTAGAGATCCCGGATGTCAAATGGGAGGACGTCGGCGGGCTCGAAGACGTAAAGGGAGAACTTGCGGAGGCTGTTGAGTGGCCGCTCAAATATCCGGAGATATTCGCGTCGCTCGACACCGAACCCCCCCGCGGCATCCTGCTCTTCGGCCCCCCCGGAACAGGCAAGACACTCCTTGCAAAGGCGGTCGCAAACGAGAGCGAAAGTAATTTCATCTCCGTAAAAGGGCCCGAACTCCTCTCGAAATGGGTCGGCGAGTCGGAACGTGGAGTTCGACAGGTATTCAGGAAAGCAAGGCAAGCAGCACCGTCGATTATCTTTTTCGACGAGATTGATGCACTTATGCCCAAACGTGGATCTTATATAGGATCATCGCACGTAACTGAAAGTGTGGTTAGCCAGATCCTGACAGAGCTCGACGGCCTCGAAGAGCTCAACAATGTCGTGGTTCTCGGCGCTACCAACCGCCCGGACATGTTGGACGAGGCGCTGCTTCGCCCCGGCAGATTTGACCGGATCATCTACGTCCCGCCGCCCGACCGGGAAGGCAGGAAGAAGATCTTCGAGGTGTACCTGAAGAACAGGGAACTCCTTGCAAACGACGTGGACATCGACGAAATGGTCGACAGAACCGAGGGCTACGTCGGCGCCGACATCGAGGCGCTGGTCCGCGAGGCAAAGACTTCCGCCATGCGCGAGTTCATCGCCGCGATGGGAGGGAAGACCGAAGAGGAACGGCGTCAGGCGATCGGCAACGTGAGGATCACGAAGAAGCACTTCGAGGATGCCCTCACCCGCGTGCGGGGCACGCTGGATATCGACCGGCTGGAGGAGAACGAACGCCACTCCTGGCAGATCCTCTACAACCAGGAGCAGCGGTCGGCACTCGAAGACGCCGTCTCGACGATCAACCGTGCCCGGATGCGGGAGACCGGCAAGATCGAACAGGAAGTCAACGATCTCACACAGACCCTCAAAGACGCGGTCTACCGGAGAACGAAAGACTTCGGCGAGATCAAGCGCCTCACAAAGAAGTTGAAAGCCAAACTTGAACGCCCGCTGCCCCAGACGGGTGTGGCGTTCTGA
- a CDS encoding Hsp20/alpha crystallin family protein — protein MSDSPADIFEQLNELMKRLMEQGLKEQGDQNRPFAYGFKIVLHEAGKPEIPAAEAAPVAEPNEPSSEGTIEPIAEMYTTDDDVTVAIDLPGTEKESIHLSLINGTLTIIAGGNQLTSVEMPAVDADSMQSNYKHGVLEVKFSRGKSIRID, from the coding sequence ATGAGTGACAGCCCAGCAGACATCTTCGAGCAACTCAACGAACTGATGAAACGCCTCATGGAGCAGGGGCTCAAAGAGCAGGGAGATCAGAACAGGCCGTTTGCCTACGGATTCAAGATCGTCCTTCATGAGGCCGGAAAGCCTGAGATCCCGGCAGCGGAAGCGGCCCCCGTAGCAGAGCCGAATGAACCCTCCTCCGAGGGGACCATCGAGCCGATAGCAGAGATGTATACGACCGATGACGACGTGACGGTGGCGATCGATCTCCCGGGTACCGAGAAGGAGAGTATTCACCTGTCACTCATCAACGGGACGCTGACGATCATTGCCGGCGGCAATCAGCTGACCTCGGTGGAGATGCCTGCCGTGGACGCCGACTCCATGCAGTCGAACTATAAGCACGGCGTCCTGGAAGTCAAATTTTCCCGGGGCAAGTCGATCAGGATCGACTGA
- the fbp gene encoding fructose-1,6-bisphosphate aldolase/phosphatase: MVKTTVSVIKADVGSLPGHSRTHPKLLETAARMLKEAEGSIIIDSYVTHCGDDLELIMTHTRGEDNEEIHKLAWNVFTECARIAKEMKLYGAGQDLLADAFSGNVKGMGPGVAEMEFEERGSDPVLVFMADKTEPGAWNYFLYRIFADPFSTSGLVIDPSMHDGFTFEVHDVIEKRKILFNTPEESYSLLAYIGAPSRYVIKYVWKRNGMIAASTSTQRLNLMAGRYVGKDDPVMVIRAQSGFPSVGEVIDPFRTPILVAGWMRGSHHGPFMPVGVCDANCTAFDGPPRVICLGFQICNGKLIGPADMFDDPAFNRVRDRCCELADVLRAHGPFEPHRLSLEEMEYTTLPGVEKQFKDRWEDIPE; the protein is encoded by the coding sequence ATGGTTAAAACCACCGTGTCCGTGATCAAAGCAGATGTAGGCAGTCTTCCGGGGCACTCCCGTACCCACCCGAAGCTCCTTGAAACAGCCGCCCGGATGCTCAAGGAGGCAGAAGGCAGCATCATCATCGACTCGTACGTCACCCATTGCGGCGACGACCTCGAGTTGATCATGACGCACACCAGGGGCGAGGATAACGAAGAGATCCACAAACTCGCGTGGAATGTCTTCACGGAGTGCGCCCGGATCGCCAAGGAGATGAAACTCTACGGCGCCGGTCAGGACCTGCTTGCAGATGCATTCAGCGGCAACGTCAAGGGCATGGGACCCGGGGTTGCCGAGATGGAGTTTGAAGAGCGCGGCTCAGACCCGGTCCTTGTCTTCATGGCCGACAAGACCGAACCTGGAGCGTGGAACTACTTCCTTTACCGGATCTTTGCCGATCCCTTCAGCACGTCCGGCCTCGTCATCGACCCCTCGATGCATGACGGGTTCACCTTCGAGGTCCACGACGTCATCGAGAAGCGCAAGATCCTCTTCAACACACCCGAAGAGTCCTACAGCCTTCTCGCCTACATCGGAGCGCCGAGCCGCTACGTGATCAAGTACGTATGGAAGAGGAACGGCATGATTGCAGCATCTACGAGCACCCAGCGCCTGAACCTGATGGCCGGCCGCTATGTCGGGAAGGACGACCCGGTCATGGTCATCAGGGCACAGAGCGGGTTCCCCTCGGTCGGTGAGGTCATCGACCCCTTCAGGACACCGATCCTCGTGGCCGGCTGGATGCGCGGCTCGCACCACGGGCCGTTCATGCCGGTGGGCGTCTGCGATGCAAACTGCACCGCGTTTGACGGACCGCCGCGAGTCATCTGCCTCGGCTTCCAGATCTGCAACGGGAAATTGATCGGGCCCGCAGATATGTTCGACGACCCGGCGTTCAACCGCGTCCGCGACCGGTGCTGCGAGCTCGCCGACGTGCTCAGGGCCCACGGGCCGTTTGAACCGCACCGCCTCTCGCTTGAGGAGATGGAGTACACTACCCTCCCCGGCGTCGAGAAGCAGTTCAAGGATCGCTGGGAAGACATCCCCGAGTAA
- a CDS encoding LSM domain-containing protein, whose product MVNGIVLPVKKVFSLVDSKITVEIKDDGRKLQGRLVAVDEHLNLHMDETTEYTGEQRGRALGTVVIRGNNILTIAPLL is encoded by the coding sequence ATGGTTAACGGTATCGTACTCCCTGTTAAGAAGGTTTTTTCGTTAGTAGACTCTAAAATCACCGTTGAGATCAAGGATGACGGCAGGAAACTCCAGGGACGGCTCGTGGCGGTGGATGAACACCTGAACCTGCATATGGACGAGACCACGGAGTATACTGGAGAACAGCGGGGCCGTGCCCTCGGGACCGTCGTCATCCGCGGCAATAATATCCTGACCATTGCGCCCCTGCTCTGA
- a CDS encoding helix-turn-helix transcriptional regulator produces the protein MSDQEEEALKVIQSHRQGVLQSELWKLLDIDSRKCSRIVKRLLDAGLIERIEFRSDGIKTYLLRAKKRAIDPCVILAGGEVLPCIGCDRECTPEECALLLDWMYQLALEEYQE, from the coding sequence ATGTCCGACCAGGAGGAAGAAGCACTCAAGGTTATCCAGTCCCATCGCCAGGGAGTTCTCCAGAGCGAGCTCTGGAAACTTCTCGATATCGACAGCAGGAAGTGCTCGAGGATCGTGAAGAGGCTGCTTGATGCCGGGCTGATCGAGCGCATCGAGTTTCGCAGCGACGGCATCAAGACGTACCTGTTGCGTGCGAAGAAGCGCGCGATCGACCCCTGCGTCATCCTTGCGGGAGGTGAGGTTCTTCCCTGCATCGGCTGCGATCGGGAGTGCACCCCGGAAGAGTGCGCGCTCCTTCTCGACTGGATGTACCAACTTGCTCTTGAAGAGTATCAGGAATAA
- a CDS encoding PP2C family protein-serine/threonine phosphatase yields the protein MAGLRYAALTDTGKREQNEDAYFAGRMNGHHLFAVADGLGGHACGEVASRMAIEILAEAAGRELPESDPGDLLERAFQRINAAIFAYNMDNALNAGTTLSAALVAESGRCWIGTVGDSRTYIVTPASVWHTRDQTYVQDLVESGAISPAGAMLHPRKNILTQALGLSARVQVDLDLAELADGVLLVSSDGLHDHVPESVIREIVLEDDPGTACRRLIDAARDAASTDNTTVIVARA from the coding sequence GTGGCAGGGCTCCGGTACGCGGCCCTGACCGATACCGGGAAGCGGGAGCAGAACGAGGACGCGTACTTCGCCGGCCGGATGAACGGGCATCACCTCTTTGCCGTCGCGGACGGTCTTGGGGGGCATGCCTGCGGAGAGGTTGCGAGCAGGATGGCGATCGAGATCCTCGCGGAAGCTGCAGGCAGGGAACTCCCGGAGAGCGATCCCGGCGACCTGCTCGAACGCGCGTTCCAGCGCATCAACGCCGCTATTTTTGCGTATAACATGGATAACGCCCTGAACGCAGGAACAACGCTCTCGGCGGCACTCGTCGCAGAGTCGGGCCGATGCTGGATCGGCACGGTGGGCGACAGCAGGACCTACATCGTCACGCCGGCCTCCGTCTGGCATACGCGCGACCAGACCTATGTCCAGGATCTGGTTGAATCGGGAGCCATATCCCCTGCAGGGGCGATGCTCCACCCGCGGAAGAACATCCTGACCCAGGCGCTCGGCCTCTCGGCCCGGGTGCAAGTCGATCTCGATCTTGCGGAACTCGCCGATGGGGTTCTCCTGGTCAGTTCGGACGGGCTGCACGATCACGTCCCGGAGAGCGTCATCCGGGAGATCGTGCTCGAAGACGATCCCGGCACGGCATGCCGCAGACTGATCGATGCCGCCAGGGACGCGGCAAGCACCGACAACACCACGGTGATCGTCGCCAGAGCGTGA
- a CDS encoding radical SAM protein, protein MAEAERTQLPGYVRLSRSGELEERARRAHEVLRNCVVCPQECRVNRIEDEEGFCRTGLLPRVSSYSSHFGEEPPLVGRNGSGTIFFAGCNMRCEFCQNYEISQCGVGYAVSCEDLAGIMLRLQERGCHNINFVSPSHVVPQILRAVALAASQGLTVPLVYNSGGYDSVETLRLLDGVIDIYMPDAKYGRDDVALELSHAPGYTGRMQAAVKEMHRQVGDLEIRDGIAVRGMIIRHLVLPGNLANSEMVMKFIAEEISRDSYVNVMAQYHPAWRASEGGRSPVLAALQRPITAREYAYAVRCAKENGLTRGFP, encoded by the coding sequence ATGGCCGAAGCAGAACGAACACAACTACCCGGATACGTGCGCCTATCCCGGAGCGGCGAACTGGAGGAGCGGGCACGACGAGCGCACGAGGTGCTCCGCAACTGCGTCGTCTGCCCCCAGGAGTGCCGCGTGAACCGTATTGAGGACGAGGAAGGGTTCTGCCGGACCGGCCTCCTGCCCAGGGTCTCGAGTTACAGCTCGCATTTCGGCGAAGAGCCTCCGCTTGTCGGGAGGAACGGTTCGGGAACGATATTCTTCGCGGGCTGCAACATGCGGTGTGAATTCTGCCAGAACTACGAGATCAGCCAGTGCGGGGTCGGCTACGCGGTCTCGTGCGAAGACCTTGCCGGGATCATGCTCCGCCTGCAGGAACGCGGGTGCCACAACATCAACTTCGTCTCTCCCTCGCATGTCGTTCCCCAGATCCTCCGAGCGGTCGCCCTTGCCGCCTCTCAGGGCCTTACTGTCCCGTTGGTCTACAACAGCGGCGGCTACGACTCCGTGGAGACCCTGCGGCTCCTCGACGGCGTCATCGACATCTACATGCCGGACGCGAAGTATGGGCGCGACGACGTGGCGCTGGAACTCTCCCACGCCCCCGGTTACACCGGCCGCATGCAGGCTGCAGTAAAAGAGATGCACCGGCAGGTCGGCGACCTTGAGATCAGGGACGGTATTGCGGTGCGGGGCATGATCATCAGGCACCTGGTGCTCCCCGGGAACCTTGCGAACAGCGAGATGGTGATGAAGTTCATCGCAGAGGAGATATCGCGCGACTCTTACGTGAACGTCATGGCCCAGTACCACCCGGCCTGGAGAGCGTCCGAAGGGGGGAGGAGCCCGGTGCTTGCGGCGCTGCAGCGCCCGATAACGGCACGGGAGTATGCATATGCCGTCCGTTGCGCAAAGGAAAACGGCCTTACCCGGGGATTCCCGTGA
- a CDS encoding transglutaminase-like domain-containing protein, giving the protein MTGDPYHPRRFPIKAVIVILVVIGIAAIWGGQIASSVGTAVTGTLEASGLSSPEVSNETLETGPKTINLAYVLRGKPGSIRFDAYRGVNDYLSTKYPASFRDDRDYWLQFVDESIQDRYLKQLAGNIRAAEPEPDNQVRAAISMVQQIPYADYSFDTAAKYPYHVLYHKDGDCDEKSLLLAYLLREMGYGVALFEFEQESHMAVGIKAPDRYCYRDTGYAFIETTVPSIPTDAGGEYGDDGIKMTSKPKVFVIAEGDSFEGIWREHADAVEWNKIRGMGPKLDSYNYGRYRNLAQTYGMDYGG; this is encoded by the coding sequence ATGACCGGCGACCCTTACCATCCACGCAGATTCCCCATCAAGGCCGTGATCGTCATTCTTGTCGTCATCGGCATAGCCGCCATCTGGGGCGGGCAGATCGCCTCGTCGGTAGGAACGGCGGTCACCGGGACGCTTGAAGCGTCCGGCCTCAGTTCACCGGAGGTCTCCAACGAGACCCTTGAGACCGGACCGAAGACCATCAATCTCGCATATGTTCTCCGCGGTAAACCAGGCTCGATCCGGTTCGACGCCTACCGGGGCGTCAACGACTATCTGTCTACGAAGTATCCTGCCTCATTCCGCGATGACCGCGACTACTGGCTCCAGTTTGTCGATGAGAGCATCCAGGATCGGTACCTGAAGCAGCTGGCCGGCAACATCCGCGCCGCCGAACCTGAACCCGACAACCAGGTGCGCGCCGCGATCAGCATGGTGCAGCAGATCCCCTACGCCGATTACTCGTTCGATACGGCGGCCAAGTACCCGTATCACGTGCTCTACCACAAGGACGGGGACTGCGACGAGAAGTCGCTCCTGCTCGCCTATCTCCTCCGGGAGATGGGCTACGGCGTCGCGCTCTTCGAGTTCGAACAGGAGAGCCATATGGCCGTGGGCATCAAGGCTCCCGACCGGTACTGCTACCGGGACACGGGATACGCGTTCATCGAGACCACGGTGCCGTCCATTCCGACCGATGCCGGAGGAGAATACGGGGATGACGGAATAAAGATGACGTCGAAACCGAAGGTCTTCGTCATAGCAGAGGGAGATTCCTTCGAAGGCATCTGGCGGGAGCACGCCGATGCCGTCGAGTGGAACAAGATACGCGGCATGGGGCCCAAACTGGACTCCTACAACTACGGACGTTACCGGAACCTGGCGCAGACGTACGGGATGGACTACGGTGGTTAA
- a CDS encoding type IV pilin gives MVKTQSSGAARRGEHPSGPPATPVRRTIKGETALSDTHGVFLMVAITVILAAIVLLMLLSMLPAGSLAEPQPPIIITEISHVNAGAGALTYASRVTLKNNSSTTYENDCLRAVFYVNGYKACIVQTLNGHLLIPSHHYGVKTLGGEGCRDRFWNPGEEMTADLTDGTFYPGAEVTLKIVDKRNGRVISKHTVRA, from the coding sequence GTGGTTAAAACCCAATCGTCCGGTGCGGCACGGAGGGGAGAGCATCCCTCCGGCCCACCGGCAACCCCGGTGAGGCGGACCATCAAGGGCGAGACCGCTCTTTCGGATACGCACGGCGTATTCCTGATGGTTGCGATCACCGTCATCCTCGCCGCAATTGTTCTGCTGATGCTGCTTTCAATGCTCCCCGCCGGATCCTTGGCCGAACCGCAGCCGCCGATCATCATCACCGAGATCTCCCACGTCAACGCAGGTGCCGGAGCACTGACGTATGCGAGCAGGGTCACCCTCAAGAACAACAGTAGCACGACATACGAGAACGACTGCCTGAGGGCGGTCTTCTACGTGAACGGCTACAAGGCCTGCATCGTCCAGACCTTAAACGGCCATCTCCTCATCCCGTCGCATCACTACGGGGTGAAGACCCTCGGCGGCGAGGGATGCCGCGACCGCTTCTGGAACCCGGGCGAGGAGATGACGGCGGATCTCACCGACGGAACCTTCTACCCGGGCGCAGAGGTCACTCTGAAGATAGTGGATAAACGCAACGGGAGGGTAATCTCGAAACACACGGTGAGAGCATGA
- a CDS encoding universal stress protein gives MFRSILVAVDGSAIGHRALEEALAVARAMGVPVHAVHVVQTATYPSLTLNELEPPTIAQQALFDALDREADEILADAEEKGAAAGVPLTAHKRQGHPGAEIIALARELGAGLTVVGSHGKGRLGRFFLGSTSSYVVDHAASTVMVVRGEPDAS, from the coding sequence ATGTTCAGATCAATTCTCGTGGCGGTCGACGGATCGGCGATCGGCCACCGGGCGCTCGAAGAGGCCCTTGCCGTCGCCCGTGCCATGGGGGTCCCCGTGCATGCCGTACACGTCGTCCAGACCGCCACATATCCCTCGCTGACCCTCAACGAACTCGAACCCCCCACTATCGCCCAGCAGGCGCTTTTCGACGCGCTCGACCGGGAGGCCGACGAGATCCTCGCCGACGCCGAAGAGAAGGGAGCCGCCGCCGGTGTCCCGCTCACCGCCCACAAACGCCAGGGACATCCGGGAGCGGAGATCATCGCGCTGGCTCGGGAACTCGGCGCAGGCCTGACCGTGGTCGGGTCGCACGGCAAGGGCCGGCTCGGCCGCTTCTTTCTCGGGAGCACTAGTTCCTACGTCGTCGACCACGCGGCGTCAACGGTCATGGTCGTCAGGGGCGAACCCGACGCCTCCTGA
- a CDS encoding DUF99 family protein — MHVAKSGLRALGIAESYSGRERSTLAGVVMRKDLRIDGAAFARVTVGGSDATDAVVRLYTRLARRDINILMIGGSVIAWYNIIDPAAVHQATGLPVVVVTYEESEGLDEDIRRHFPGDVERLAAYRRLGDRVPVRLRSGYTLFVRSCGISPEDAARLCNDFTFEGRVPEPIRVARIVARGVVRSSGGVGFAPDDHDR; from the coding sequence ATGCACGTAGCCAAATCGGGGCTCCGGGCGCTCGGCATCGCCGAGAGTTATTCGGGGCGGGAGCGGTCCACCCTTGCCGGCGTCGTCATGCGAAAGGACCTCCGGATCGACGGAGCAGCCTTCGCCCGGGTGACCGTCGGCGGATCGGATGCCACCGATGCGGTCGTCCGGCTCTACACCCGTCTCGCCCGCCGGGACATTAACATCCTGATGATCGGCGGGAGTGTCATCGCCTGGTACAACATCATTGACCCGGCGGCGGTGCATCAGGCGACCGGTCTTCCTGTTGTCGTCGTCACCTACGAGGAGTCGGAGGGGCTCGACGAGGATATCCGGCGCCACTTCCCGGGCGACGTTGAGAGGCTCGCGGCATACCGGCGGCTCGGCGACCGGGTTCCCGTCCGGCTGCGTTCGGGGTATACGCTTTTTGTCCGCTCATGCGGCATCTCCCCGGAGGACGCCGCAAGGCTCTGCAACGACTTCACGTTCGAAGGAAGGGTGCCCGAACCCATCCGGGTGGCGCGGATCGTCGCCCGCGGCGTCGTCCGGTCGTCAGGAGGCGTCGGGTTCGCCCCTGACGACCATGACCGTTGA
- the aglJ gene encoding S-layer glycoprotein N-glycosyltransferase AglJ produces MNVERDEVCIFIPTLNEAPTIGELIEGFRERGFSSILVMDGNSTDGTPDIARAAGATVRTQAGKGKGNAIIEAVEMIDKPYVLMLDGDGTYLPDDAEKMLEPLGRGFDHVIGNRLVNPEAGAFTWLNLLGNQILNTLFRIAHGKDLSDILSGYRAFTLHSIRQMTLKEAGFEIETEMAVEAVRNGQRVTVVPVRYLSRPGTVTKLNPFQDGLRIFSTIYRLAKMNNPIFYFGIIGLFISLAGGVIGVYVVLEWLKNIEHLPLTILTVLLITIGFQIFMFGVISDMLLGFHRETTRQIEQLQNSPKPPR; encoded by the coding sequence ATGAACGTCGAGCGAGACGAGGTCTGTATCTTCATCCCCACACTGAACGAAGCCCCGACGATCGGCGAGTTGATTGAGGGGTTCCGGGAGCGCGGTTTTTCCAGCATCCTCGTCATGGACGGGAACAGCACTGACGGAACGCCGGATATTGCCCGGGCCGCGGGAGCGACAGTCCGGACGCAGGCGGGAAAGGGGAAGGGCAACGCCATCATCGAGGCCGTGGAGATGATCGACAAGCCCTACGTGCTGATGCTCGACGGCGACGGCACCTACCTGCCGGACGACGCAGAGAAGATGCTCGAACCCCTCGGCCGCGGATTCGATCACGTCATCGGAAACCGTCTCGTCAATCCCGAGGCGGGAGCGTTCACGTGGTTAAACCTCCTCGGCAACCAGATCCTCAACACGCTGTTCCGGATAGCGCACGGAAAAGACCTCAGCGATATCCTCTCCGGCTACCGCGCCTTTACCCTTCACTCGATCCGGCAGATGACGCTTAAAGAGGCAGGGTTCGAGATCGAGACGGAGATGGCCGTCGAGGCGGTGAGGAACGGGCAACGGGTTACGGTCGTCCCGGTCCGGTATCTCTCGCGGCCCGGCACCGTCACGAAACTGAACCCATTTCAGGACGGCCTGCGGATCTTCTCGACGATATACCGGCTCGCGAAGATGAACAACCCGATCTTCTACTTCGGGATCATCGGCCTCTTCATATCGCTTGCGGGGGGCGTCATCGGCGTCTATGTCGTTCTCGAGTGGCTCAAGAACATCGAGCACCTCCCGCTCACCATCCTCACGGTCCTTCTGATCACGATAGGCTTTCAGATCTTCATGTTCGGCGTGATCAGCGACATGCTGCTCGGGTTTCACCGCGAGACAACCCGCCAGATCGAGCAGTTACAGAACTCCCCGAAGCCTCCCCGATAA